One Micromonospora sp. FIMYZ51 genomic window carries:
- a CDS encoding pyridoxal-dependent decarboxylase has product MTPEEFRQAGHAVVDWIADYWATLPERPVTSQDPPGTVAAGLPAGPPERGEPVEAVLADLDKLVAPGLTHWQHPGFFGYFPANTSGPSVLGDLVSAGLGVQGMLWATGPACTELETVMLDWLAEALDLPARFRSTGPGGGVIQDSASSATLVATLVALHRAAGGRWREVGVDRRYRVYASTEAHSSIEKAARIAGLGSDGVRLIEVDPESQAMSVTALRAAIEADRAAGVVPALVVATVGTTSSTAVDPLPLIGPVCAEYGVFLHVDAAYAGAAAVCPELRFGHAGLEYADSYCFDPHKWLLTGFDCDAFWVADADELVEALTVLPEYLRNAATESGAVIDYRDWQVPLGRRFRALKLWFVLRWYGVEGLRTHIRRTVALAARFADRVRADDRFELVGPHPYALVVFRLRAPDGANEQLLAAVNATGRVFLTHTRVAGRYTLRLAVGAPQSTEAHVDEAWQLLAEAATALAPPG; this is encoded by the coding sequence ATGACTCCAGAGGAGTTTCGCCAGGCCGGGCACGCGGTGGTCGACTGGATCGCGGACTACTGGGCCACGCTGCCCGAGCGCCCGGTCACCTCCCAGGACCCGCCCGGCACGGTGGCCGCCGGCCTACCGGCCGGACCGCCGGAGCGGGGCGAGCCGGTCGAGGCGGTCCTCGCCGACCTGGACAAGCTGGTCGCGCCGGGGCTCACGCACTGGCAACACCCCGGCTTCTTCGGTTACTTTCCGGCCAACACGTCCGGCCCCAGCGTGCTTGGCGACCTGGTCAGCGCCGGCCTGGGCGTACAGGGCATGCTCTGGGCCACCGGTCCGGCCTGCACCGAGCTGGAGACGGTGATGCTCGACTGGCTGGCGGAGGCGCTGGACCTGCCGGCGCGGTTCCGCTCCACCGGCCCCGGCGGTGGCGTCATCCAGGACTCGGCCTCGTCCGCCACGCTGGTGGCCACCCTGGTCGCCCTGCACCGGGCCGCCGGCGGGCGGTGGCGCGAGGTGGGCGTCGACCGCCGCTACCGGGTGTACGCCTCCACCGAGGCGCACTCGTCAATCGAGAAGGCCGCCCGGATCGCCGGCCTCGGCAGCGACGGGGTACGGCTGATCGAGGTGGACCCGGAGAGCCAGGCCATGTCGGTGACGGCGCTGCGCGCCGCGATCGAGGCGGACCGGGCGGCCGGGGTGGTGCCCGCGCTGGTCGTGGCGACCGTCGGCACCACCTCCAGCACGGCGGTGGACCCGTTGCCGTTGATCGGACCCGTCTGCGCCGAGTACGGGGTGTTCCTGCACGTCGACGCCGCGTACGCGGGTGCCGCGGCGGTCTGCCCGGAGCTGCGGTTCGGCCACGCCGGCCTGGAGTACGCCGACTCCTACTGCTTCGACCCGCACAAGTGGCTGCTCACCGGCTTCGACTGCGACGCGTTCTGGGTCGCCGACGCCGACGAGCTGGTCGAAGCGTTGACCGTCCTGCCGGAGTACCTGCGCAACGCGGCCACCGAGTCCGGCGCGGTGATCGACTACCGGGACTGGCAGGTGCCGCTGGGCCGGCGGTTCCGTGCCCTCAAGCTGTGGTTCGTGCTGCGCTGGTACGGCGTCGAGGGTCTGCGTACGCACATCCGCCGGACGGTGGCCCTGGCCGCCCGCTTCGCCGACCGGGTACGCGCCGACGACCGCTTCGAGTTGGTCGGCCCGCACCCGTACGCGCTTGTCGTTTTCCGGCTGCGCGCCCCCGACGGGGCGAACGAGCAGCTGCTCGCGGCGGTGAACGCGACCGGCCGGGTGTTCCTGACGCACACCCGGGTGGCCGGTCGGTACACGCTGCGCCTCGCCGTCGGCGCGCCGCAGAGCACCGAGGCCCACGTGGACGAGGCCTGGCAGCTGCTCGCCGAGGCCGCGACGGCACTCGCACCGCCCGGCTGA
- a CDS encoding TerC family protein, with product MEFLTSPELWIAFATLLLLEIVLGIDNVVFISILSGRLPEHQQARARTIGISLALITRLLLLASLSWIIGLTAPLFTVLGQEISGRDLILLLGGLFLVGKATYEIHEHLEGADHGRSTKKTVSFGVVIAQILVLDVVFSLDSVITAVGMVDELAIMVAAVVIAMIIMLVSAGAVSNFVNQHPTVKMLALSFLLLIGASLIAESFDQHIPKGYVYGPIAFSIFVEFLNLRVRARQRRQEAKPVQLHPTYVKNAPARPAPEPEATPTA from the coding sequence ATGGAGTTCTTGACCAGTCCCGAGCTGTGGATCGCGTTCGCGACCCTGCTCCTGCTGGAGATCGTCTTGGGCATCGACAATGTCGTGTTCATCTCGATCCTGTCCGGTCGGCTGCCCGAGCATCAGCAGGCTCGGGCTCGCACGATCGGCATTTCGCTCGCCCTGATCACCCGCCTGCTGCTGCTGGCCTCGCTGTCCTGGATCATCGGCCTGACCGCGCCGTTGTTCACCGTGCTCGGTCAGGAGATCTCCGGACGGGATCTGATCCTGCTGCTCGGCGGGTTGTTCCTGGTCGGCAAGGCGACGTACGAGATCCACGAGCACCTGGAGGGGGCCGACCACGGCCGATCGACCAAGAAGACCGTCTCGTTCGGTGTGGTCATCGCGCAGATCCTGGTGCTGGACGTGGTCTTCTCGCTCGACTCGGTGATCACCGCGGTCGGCATGGTCGACGAACTCGCCATCATGGTGGCCGCCGTGGTCATCGCGATGATCATTATGTTGGTCTCGGCCGGCGCGGTCAGCAACTTCGTCAACCAGCATCCGACGGTCAAGATGCTGGCCCTGTCCTTCCTGCTGCTGATCGGCGCGAGCCTGATCGCGGAAAGCTTCGACCAGCACATCCCGAAGGGCTACGTGTACGGGCCGATCGCCTTCTCGATCTTCGTGGAGTTCCTCAACCTGCGGGTCCGGGCCCGCCAGCGCCGTCAGGAGGCGAAGCCGGTGCAGCTGCACCCGACGTACGTGAAGAACGCTCCGGCGCGGCCGGCGCCCGAGCCGGAGGCGACCCCGACGGCCTGA
- a CDS encoding sulfite exporter TauE/SafE family protein — protein sequence MRKLLVIALVGLAAQLVDGALGMAYGLTSTTLLLLAGVAPAAASASVHLAEIGTTLASGAAHWRFGNVDWQVVRRIALPGAIGAFAGATFLSALSTEAAAPWMAAILFTLGAYLLVRFSRPLRRSPAAGRLRGRFLAPLGLVAGFVDATGGGGWGPVATPALLVSGRLAPRKVIGSVDTSEFVVASAASLGFVIGLGTEGFLLPIVLALLAGGLIAAPIAAWLVRIIPAQLLGAAVGGVIVLTNARVLMRAVDLDGTLPVLVYLLLAAGWATALVLAVRLLRRTRRERALAEAASGGPDGADVAPDPARAGALSGVDR from the coding sequence GTGCGCAAGCTGCTGGTGATCGCACTTGTCGGGCTCGCCGCGCAACTGGTCGACGGCGCGCTCGGCATGGCATACGGGCTGACCTCCACAACGCTGCTGCTGCTGGCCGGTGTCGCACCGGCGGCGGCGTCCGCGTCGGTGCACCTGGCCGAGATCGGCACCACCCTCGCCTCCGGGGCGGCACACTGGCGGTTCGGTAACGTCGACTGGCAGGTGGTGCGCCGCATCGCGCTACCCGGCGCGATCGGTGCCTTCGCCGGTGCCACCTTCCTCAGTGCACTCTCCACCGAGGCGGCGGCCCCCTGGATGGCCGCGATCCTGTTCACGCTCGGCGCGTACCTGCTCGTCCGCTTCTCCCGACCGTTGCGTCGCAGTCCGGCCGCCGGCCGCCTGCGCGGGCGCTTCCTCGCCCCCCTCGGGCTGGTCGCCGGCTTCGTCGACGCCACCGGCGGCGGCGGTTGGGGACCGGTCGCCACGCCGGCCCTGCTGGTCAGCGGGCGGCTGGCGCCGCGCAAGGTGATCGGCTCGGTGGACACCTCCGAGTTCGTGGTCGCCAGCGCGGCAAGCCTCGGTTTCGTGATCGGCCTCGGCACCGAGGGTTTCCTGCTGCCGATCGTGCTCGCTCTGCTCGCCGGTGGCCTGATCGCCGCCCCGATCGCGGCGTGGCTGGTCCGGATCATCCCGGCCCAGTTGCTCGGCGCGGCGGTCGGCGGCGTGATCGTGCTTACCAACGCCCGGGTCCTGATGCGCGCCGTCGATCTGGACGGCACCCTGCCGGTGCTGGTCTACCTGCTGCTGGCCGCCGGCTGGGCCACCGCGCTGGTGCTGGCGGTCCGGCTGTTGCGGCGTACCCGCCGCGAGCGCGCCCTCGCCGAGGCGGCGTCCGGCGGACCGGACGGCGCCGACGTCGCGCCCGACCCGGCTCGGGCGGGCGCCCTCTCCGGCGTCGACCGCTGA
- a CDS encoding Rrf2 family transcriptional regulator — MRLSARVDYALRAVTELASVAGVGRGRPVTAEQIARAQEIPPKFLESILLQLRRGGVVQAQRGPEGGYWLARPAEEISLAEVIRVIDGPLAHIRGQRPEQLGYTGAARALQDVWIALRASERQILELVTVADVAQGSLPEPVTKLAADPDAWT, encoded by the coding sequence ATGCGCCTCTCCGCCCGGGTCGACTATGCCCTCCGAGCGGTCACCGAGTTGGCCTCGGTGGCCGGTGTGGGCCGGGGTCGTCCGGTCACCGCCGAACAGATCGCCCGCGCTCAGGAGATCCCGCCGAAGTTCCTGGAGAGCATCCTGCTGCAACTGCGCCGCGGTGGCGTCGTGCAGGCCCAGCGTGGCCCGGAGGGCGGCTACTGGCTGGCCCGCCCGGCCGAGGAGATCTCCCTGGCCGAGGTGATCCGGGTGATCGACGGGCCGCTGGCCCACATCCGGGGACAGCGCCCCGAACAACTCGGCTACACCGGGGCGGCCCGCGCGCTCCAGGACGTCTGGATCGCGCTGCGGGCCAGCGAGCGGCAGATCCTCGAACTGGTCACGGTGGCCGACGTGGCGCAGGGCAGCCTGCCCGAGCCGGTCACCAAGCTGGCGGCCGACCCGGACGCCTGGACCTGA
- the pyk gene encoding pyruvate kinase, whose amino-acid sequence MGVTRRAKIVCTLGPATSSPERIRGLVEAGMNVARLNFSHGSHADHEAVYHLVREAAEAAGQPVAILADLQGPKIRLGRFADGPHEWRTGDSVVITGDDILGSKDRVSCTYRKLPQEVKPGDRLLIDDGRVAVEVTDVTGNDIRVLVTEGGPVSNNKGVSLPNVAVSVPALSEKDAADLRFALNLGVDLIALSFVRSAEDIKLAHAIMSEVGVHRPVLAKVEKPEAVDHLEAIVLAFDGVMVARGDLGVELPLDEVPLVQKRAVQLCRENAKPVIVATQMLDSMIENSRPTRAEASDVANAVLDGADAVMLSGETSVGKYPVLTVSTMAKIVKTTEAGSIAVPRLQHDPRTHGGALTVAASSIARAIGAKALVAFSQTGDTVRRLSRLHCDLPLLAFTPVPEVHAQLALCWGVETFLMPFVQHTDDMFRQVDQALLGLNRATPGDYVVIVAGSPPGTPGSTNTLRVHQLGSLVDAASARALQ is encoded by the coding sequence ATGGGCGTGACACGCCGCGCGAAGATCGTCTGCACTCTTGGCCCCGCCACCTCGTCGCCCGAGCGCATCCGTGGGCTCGTCGAGGCCGGCATGAATGTGGCGAGGCTCAACTTCAGCCACGGCAGCCACGCCGACCACGAGGCGGTGTACCACCTCGTGCGGGAGGCCGCCGAGGCGGCCGGCCAGCCGGTGGCGATCCTGGCCGACCTCCAGGGGCCGAAGATCCGGCTGGGCCGGTTCGCCGACGGCCCGCACGAGTGGCGCACCGGTGACTCCGTGGTGATCACCGGCGACGACATCCTGGGCAGCAAGGACCGGGTCTCGTGCACCTACCGGAAGCTGCCGCAGGAGGTCAAGCCGGGTGACCGGCTGCTGATCGACGACGGCCGGGTGGCCGTCGAGGTCACCGATGTCACCGGCAACGACATCCGGGTGCTGGTCACCGAGGGCGGGCCGGTCAGCAACAACAAGGGCGTCTCGCTGCCCAACGTGGCGGTAAGCGTGCCCGCGCTGTCGGAGAAGGACGCCGCGGACCTGCGCTTCGCGCTCAACCTCGGTGTCGACCTGATCGCGCTCTCCTTCGTCCGCTCCGCCGAGGACATCAAGCTGGCCCACGCCATCATGAGCGAGGTCGGCGTGCACCGGCCGGTGCTGGCCAAGGTCGAGAAGCCGGAGGCGGTGGACCACCTCGAGGCGATCGTGCTCGCCTTCGACGGGGTCATGGTCGCCCGTGGCGACCTGGGCGTGGAACTGCCGCTGGACGAGGTGCCGCTGGTGCAGAAGCGCGCCGTGCAGCTGTGCCGGGAGAACGCCAAGCCGGTCATCGTGGCCACCCAGATGCTCGACTCGATGATCGAGAACTCCCGGCCGACCCGCGCCGAGGCGTCCGACGTCGCCAACGCCGTGCTCGACGGCGCCGACGCGGTGATGCTCTCCGGCGAGACCAGCGTGGGCAAGTACCCGGTGCTCACGGTCAGCACCATGGCCAAGATCGTCAAGACCACCGAGGCCGGTTCGATCGCGGTGCCCCGACTTCAGCACGATCCGCGTACGCACGGCGGCGCGCTCACCGTCGCGGCGTCCTCGATCGCCCGGGCCATCGGCGCCAAGGCCCTGGTGGCGTTCTCGCAGACCGGTGACACCGTGCGGCGGCTGAGCCGGCTGCACTGCGACCTGCCGCTGCTGGCCTTCACCCCGGTGCCCGAGGTGCACGCCCAGCTCGCCCTCTGCTGGGGCGTGGAAACCTTCCTGATGCCGTTCGTGCAGCACACCGACGACATGTTCCGCCAGGTCGACCAGGCGCTGCTCGGGCTGAACCGGGCCACCCCCGGCGACTACGTGGTGATCGTCGCCGGCAGCCCGCCCGGCACCCCCGGCTCGACCAACACCCTGCGGGTGCACCAGCTCGGTTCGCTTGTCGACGCGGCGTCTGCGCGGGCGTTGCAGTGA
- a CDS encoding acyl-CoA thioesterase II has translation MTTEPIVGQAAVDQLLEVLDLASTGTMSFRGMSPPVGPQRVYGGQVAGQALVAAGRTVDPERVVHSLHGYFVRGGDPVEPIEYEVENIRDGRSFSVRRSVALQHGKPIFFMSASFQRPEEGLDHQAPVPPDVPGPEAVPTMSDRLARYPERLGIWGQIPRPIDVRYIGEPGWVRPGDRPADPHQRVWMRIDGKLPDDPLLHACALTYASDLTLLDSVLSTHGEVWGPGGVVGASLDHALWFHRTFRADEWFLYDCWSPSASGARGLAAGRLFTVEGRHIASAVQEGLLRRVGE, from the coding sequence GTGACGACCGAGCCGATCGTCGGTCAGGCCGCCGTCGACCAGCTGCTGGAGGTGCTCGACCTCGCGTCGACCGGCACCATGTCGTTCCGGGGGATGAGCCCGCCGGTCGGCCCGCAGCGGGTGTACGGCGGCCAGGTCGCCGGTCAGGCTCTGGTCGCCGCCGGCCGGACCGTCGATCCCGAGCGGGTGGTTCACTCGCTGCACGGCTACTTCGTGCGCGGCGGGGACCCGGTCGAGCCGATCGAGTACGAGGTGGAGAACATCCGCGACGGCCGCTCCTTCTCGGTCCGCCGCTCGGTCGCGCTCCAGCACGGTAAGCCGATCTTCTTCATGTCCGCCTCGTTCCAGCGGCCGGAGGAGGGGCTTGACCATCAGGCTCCGGTCCCGCCGGACGTGCCCGGGCCGGAGGCGGTCCCCACCATGTCCGACCGGCTCGCCCGCTATCCGGAGCGGCTGGGCATCTGGGGGCAGATCCCGCGCCCCATCGACGTACGTTATATCGGGGAGCCCGGCTGGGTGCGTCCCGGCGACCGGCCGGCCGACCCGCACCAGCGGGTCTGGATGCGCATCGACGGCAAGCTGCCCGACGACCCGCTGCTGCACGCCTGCGCGCTCACCTACGCCTCCGACCTGACCCTGCTCGACTCGGTGCTCTCCACGCACGGCGAGGTGTGGGGGCCGGGCGGGGTGGTCGGCGCCAGCCTGGACCACGCGCTCTGGTTCCACCGGACGTTCCGCGCCGACGAGTGGTTCCTCTACGACTGCTGGAGCCCGTCCGCCTCGGGCGCCCGGGGCCTGGCCGCCGGCCGGCTGTTCACCGTCGAGGGGCGGCACATCGCCAGCGCCGTGCAGGAAGGGCTGCTGCGCCGGGTCGGTGAGTGA